A genomic segment from Glycine max cultivar Williams 82 chromosome 1, Glycine_max_v4.0, whole genome shotgun sequence encodes:
- the LOC100795063 gene encoding zinc-finger homeodomain protein 1 isoform X1, which produces MEFEDQEEQEEELCMGGGAGYDPTQMKIPVAAEPVRSSSSNGGGCGRARYRECLKNHAVGIGGHALDGCGEFMAAGMEGTLDALKCAACSCHRNFHRKEADSSAVVSLSGGDPYFLPHHHHHHHPPPPQFSGYYRHPAGYLHMGGQLRSAVGGTLALPSTSGGGGTQSTREDQEDISNNPSAGGTGSKKRFRTKFTVEQKDKMLELAEKLGWRIQKHDEAVVQAFCDETGVKRHVLKVWMHNNKHTLVLVFLCSLLQRWCMKRLEPFFSGG; this is translated from the exons ATGGAATTCGAGGATCAAGAGGAGCAGGAGGAGGAGCTGTGTATGGGTGGTGGAGCGGGCTACGATCCGACCCAGATGAAGATTCCGGTTGCGGCGGAGCCGGTGAGGAGCAGCAGCAGCAACGGCGGTGGCTGCGGAAGGGCGAGGTACAGGGAGTGTTTAAAGAACCACGCCGTCGGAATCGGAGGCCACGCGCTCGACGGCTGCGGCGAGTTCATGGCGGCGGGGATGGAGGGTACGCTGGACGCGCTGAAATGCGCCGCGTGCAGCTGCCACCGCAACTTCCACCGCAAGGAGGCGGATTCCTCCGCCGTGGTCTCCCTCTCCGGCGGGGACCCGTACTTTCTTCCccatcatcaccaccaccaccaccctccGCCGCCGCAGTTTTCGGGGTACTACCGGCATCCGGCGGGGTACCTTCACATGGGGGGACAACTCCGTTCGGCGGTGGGGGGGACGCTGGCGTTGCCGTCGACGTCCGGCGGCGGAGGAACTCAGAGCACGCGTGAGGACCAGGAAGACATTTCGAACAACCCTAGTGCAGGAGGAACAGGGTCCAAGAAACGGTTCAGAACAAAGTTCACAGTTGAACAAAAGGACAAAATGCTTGAACTTGCTGAGAAACTAGGGTGGAGGATTCAGAAACACGACGAGGCTGTGGTCCAAGCCTTCTGCGACGAAACTGGTGTCAAGCGTCACGTTCTCAAGGTTTGGATGCATAACAACAAGCACACCCTCG TTTTAGTATTTTTGTGCAGTTTGTTACAACGGTGGTGCATGAAGCGTTTGGAACCTTTTTTTTCGGGTGGATGA
- the LOC100794539 gene encoding ATP-dependent 6-phosphofructokinase 5, chloroplastic, whose translation MPQTTTFVFDSSLSANPCFLMGSMSHMITLHGLTASSTRCSYAFNDSNSRFKALAVPTRVASVFAKVKSKSSTSSESNNSAIDFSDPDWKTKFKDDFEDRFRLPHVTDIFPDAVSMPSTFSPNMRNPTTSDFPGNYPLDEDWHGYINDNDRVLLKTIYYSSPTSAGAECIDPGCNWVEQWVHRAGPREKIYFHPEEVKAAIVTCGGLCPGLNDVIRQIVITLEIYGVTKIVGIPFGYRGFSDKELTEVPLSRKVVQNIHLSGGSLLGVSRGGPGVSEIVDNLKERGINMLFVLGGNGTHAGANAIHNECCKRRLKVSVIGVPKTIDNDILLMDKTFGFDTAVEEAQRAINSAYIEAHSAYHGIGIVKLMGRDSGFIAMHATLASGQIDICLIPEVPFNLHGPRGVLSYLKYLIETKGSAVVCVAERAGQNLLQKTNATDNSGNTVFRDIGVYTQQETKKYFKEIGVHADVKYIDPTYMIRACRANASDGILCTVLGQNAVHGAFAGFSGITVGSCNTHYAYFPIPEVISHPKLVDPNSRMWHRCLTSTGQPDFI comes from the exons ATGCCACAAACAACAACTTTTGTATTTGATTCATCACTCTCCGCAAACCCCTGTTTTTTGATGGGTAGCATGTCGCATATGATCACTCTTCATGGCCTAACAGCTTCTTCAACCCGTTGCTCCTACGCCTTTAATGACTCCAATTCTCGTTTCAAGGCATTGGCAGTTCCTACCAGAGTGGCTAGCGTCTTTGCCAAGGTTAAGAGTAAAAGTTCAACTTCCTCCGAGTCCAACAACTCCGCAATTGATTTCAGCGACCCTGATTGGAAAACCAAGTTCAAGGACGACTTTGAAGACCGTTTCAGACTCCCCCATGTCACTGATATCTTTCCGGATGCAGTTTCTATGCCCTCTACGTTCTCTCCCAACATGAG AAATCCTACGACTAGTGACTTTCCTGGTAATTATCCTTTGGATGAGGATTGGCATGGATATATTAATGACAATGACAGAGTGCTTCTTAAG ACAATATACTACTCATCACCTACATCTGCTGGCGCTGAGTGCATTGATCCTGGTTGTAATTGGGTGGAACAatg ggTTCATCGAGCTGGACCTCGGGAAAAGATATACTTTCATCCGGAAGAAGTAAAGGCTGCAATTGTTACTTGTGGGGGGCTCTGCCCTGGTCTTAATGATGTCATCAGACAA ATTGTAATCACACTCGAAATATATGGTGTAACAAAGATTGTGGGTATTCCTTTTGGTTATCGTGGATTTTCAGACAAAGAGCTGACAGAAGTTCCA CTGTCAAGGAAAGTGGTTCAGAATATTCATCTTTCAGGTGGAAGCCTATTAGGAGTTTCACGTGGAGGACCTGGAGTCAGTGAAATTGTGGACAATTTGAAG GAAAGAGGGATCAACATGCTCTTTGTGTTGGGTGGAAATGGCACACATGCTGGTGCAAATGCAATTCACAATGAG TGCTGTAAAAGACGGCTTAAGGTATCTGTAATTGGAGTGCCTAAAACTATAGACAATGATATTCTATTGATGGACAAAACTTTTGGCTTCGATACTGCGGTTGAGGAAGCACAAAGAGCAATAAATTCTGCATACATTGAG GCACATAGTGCATATCATGGAATTGGTATTGTGAAATTGATGGGCCGTGACAGTGGATTCATAGCAATGCATGCTACCTTAGCTAGTGGACAGATTGACATATGTCTGATTCCTGAg GTTCCTTTCAATTTACATGGACCTCGTGGAGTGTTGAGTTATCTCAAGTACCTTATAGAAACAAAAGGATCAGCTGTAGTCTGTGTGGCAGAGAGAGCTGGACAG AATTTGCTTCAAAAAACTAATGCTACTGATAATTCTGGAAACACTGTATTTCGAGATATTGGTGTATATACCCAACAAGAg ACGAAAAAATACTTCAAGGAAATTGGTGTTCATGCTGACGTTAAATATATCGATCCAACGTACATGATCCGTGCATGTCGAGCAAATGCTTCTGATGGAATTTTATGCACTGTACTTGGACAAAATGCT
- the LOC100795063 gene encoding zinc-finger homeodomain protein 1 isoform X3, with the protein MEFEDQEEQEEELCMGGGAGYDPTQMKIPVAAEPVRSSSSNGGGCGRARYRECLKNHAVGIGGHALDGCGEFMAAGMEGTLDALKCAACSCHRNFHRKEADSSAVVSLSGGDPYFLPHHHHHHHPPPPQFSGYYRHPAGYLHMGGQLRSAVGGTLALPSTSGGGGTQSTREDQEDISNNPSAGGTGSKKRFRTKFTVEQKDKMLELAEKLGWRIQKHDEAVVQAFCDETGVKRHVLKVWMHNNKHTLVCYNGGA; encoded by the exons ATGGAATTCGAGGATCAAGAGGAGCAGGAGGAGGAGCTGTGTATGGGTGGTGGAGCGGGCTACGATCCGACCCAGATGAAGATTCCGGTTGCGGCGGAGCCGGTGAGGAGCAGCAGCAGCAACGGCGGTGGCTGCGGAAGGGCGAGGTACAGGGAGTGTTTAAAGAACCACGCCGTCGGAATCGGAGGCCACGCGCTCGACGGCTGCGGCGAGTTCATGGCGGCGGGGATGGAGGGTACGCTGGACGCGCTGAAATGCGCCGCGTGCAGCTGCCACCGCAACTTCCACCGCAAGGAGGCGGATTCCTCCGCCGTGGTCTCCCTCTCCGGCGGGGACCCGTACTTTCTTCCccatcatcaccaccaccaccaccctccGCCGCCGCAGTTTTCGGGGTACTACCGGCATCCGGCGGGGTACCTTCACATGGGGGGACAACTCCGTTCGGCGGTGGGGGGGACGCTGGCGTTGCCGTCGACGTCCGGCGGCGGAGGAACTCAGAGCACGCGTGAGGACCAGGAAGACATTTCGAACAACCCTAGTGCAGGAGGAACAGGGTCCAAGAAACGGTTCAGAACAAAGTTCACAGTTGAACAAAAGGACAAAATGCTTGAACTTGCTGAGAAACTAGGGTGGAGGATTCAGAAACACGACGAGGCTGTGGTCCAAGCCTTCTGCGACGAAACTGGTGTCAAGCGTCACGTTCTCAAGGTTTGGATGCATAACAACAAGCACACCCTCG TTTGTTACAACGGTGGTGCATGA
- the LOC100795063 gene encoding zinc-finger homeodomain protein 1 isoform X2 produces the protein MEFEDQEEQEEELCMGGGAGYDPTQMKIPVAAEPVRSSSSNGGGCGRARYRECLKNHAVGIGGHALDGCGEFMAAGMEGTLDALKCAACSCHRNFHRKEADSSAVVSLSGGDPYFLPHHHHHHHPPPPQFSGYYRHPAGYLHMGGQLRSAVGGTLALPSTSGGGGTQSTREDQEDISNNPSAGGTGSKKRFRTKFTVEQKDKMLELAEKLGWRIQKHDEAVVQAFCDETGVKRHVLKVWMHNNKHTLVFLCSLLQRWCMKRLEPFFSGG, from the exons ATGGAATTCGAGGATCAAGAGGAGCAGGAGGAGGAGCTGTGTATGGGTGGTGGAGCGGGCTACGATCCGACCCAGATGAAGATTCCGGTTGCGGCGGAGCCGGTGAGGAGCAGCAGCAGCAACGGCGGTGGCTGCGGAAGGGCGAGGTACAGGGAGTGTTTAAAGAACCACGCCGTCGGAATCGGAGGCCACGCGCTCGACGGCTGCGGCGAGTTCATGGCGGCGGGGATGGAGGGTACGCTGGACGCGCTGAAATGCGCCGCGTGCAGCTGCCACCGCAACTTCCACCGCAAGGAGGCGGATTCCTCCGCCGTGGTCTCCCTCTCCGGCGGGGACCCGTACTTTCTTCCccatcatcaccaccaccaccaccctccGCCGCCGCAGTTTTCGGGGTACTACCGGCATCCGGCGGGGTACCTTCACATGGGGGGACAACTCCGTTCGGCGGTGGGGGGGACGCTGGCGTTGCCGTCGACGTCCGGCGGCGGAGGAACTCAGAGCACGCGTGAGGACCAGGAAGACATTTCGAACAACCCTAGTGCAGGAGGAACAGGGTCCAAGAAACGGTTCAGAACAAAGTTCACAGTTGAACAAAAGGACAAAATGCTTGAACTTGCTGAGAAACTAGGGTGGAGGATTCAGAAACACGACGAGGCTGTGGTCCAAGCCTTCTGCGACGAAACTGGTGTCAAGCGTCACGTTCTCAAGGTTTGGATGCATAACAACAAGCACACCCTCG TATTTTTGTGCAGTTTGTTACAACGGTGGTGCATGAAGCGTTTGGAACCTTTTTTTTCGGGTGGATGA
- the LOC102669053 gene encoding uncharacterized protein, protein MGHEGEYTEADILDLSAENCQDLEFDSSTWLSSTLDSQKQKTENGKRDCHYVKNNWNILAVPISAEELKIRSELGMQIERDLEEEIKEGIYHLALRLHRIYQQKKERSAKEACELYNKQARAVSEVNISIRMEGATKVEIKEINKEAAEKDSRNSRPQNVKEVKKVDWVKTLRAGSSPVCATRSSCVSSKNKNKKLGTDPNVFSNWKIHGGRGKNAGSTELVKQNASVDKKILQLVWKV, encoded by the exons ATGGGTCATGAAGGAGAATACACCGAGGCAGATATCCTAG ATTTATCAGCAGAGAATTGCCAAGATTTGGAATTTGACAGCAGTACTTGGCTCAGTTCAACGCTGGACTCACAAAAA CAGAAAACTGAAAACGGTAAACGGGACTGCCATTACGTGAAGAACAATTGGAACATCCTCGCAGTTCCTATTTCGGCAGAGGAGCTGAAGATACGAAGTGAGCTAGGAATGCAGATTGAGAGGGACTTAGAAGAAGAGATCAAGGAGGGTATATACCACCTTGCTCTTCGGTTGCACCGGATTTACCagcagaagaaggaaagaagtgCAAAAGAAGCATGTGAACTCTACAATAAACAAGCTAGGGCAGTTTCTGAAGTGAACATAAGCATAAGAATGGAAGGAGCAACTAAAGTTGAAATTAAAGAGATCAACAAAGAAGCAGCTGAAAAGGATTCACGGAATTCTAGACCACAAAATGTGAAGGAAGTGAAGAAGGTTGATTGGGTGAAGACCCTCAGAGCAGGTTCAAGCCCTGTTTGTGCTACAAGATCATCATGTGTCAGCTCaaagaataagaataaaaagttaGGCACTGACCCTAATGTTTTCTCCAACTGGAAAATTCATGGTGGGAGGGGAAAGAATGCTGGTTCTACCGAGCTAGTAAAACAGAATGCAAGTGTGGACAAGAAGATACTTCAATTGGTGTggaaggtttga